A genomic region of Caulobacter vibrioides contains the following coding sequences:
- the tpiA gene encoding triose-phosphate isomerase, whose product MTLSSTTSRPLIAGNWKMNGLSAALDEARAVAAALESQASTARVAIFPPSTLLSRLSEAVRGSPVATGAQDCHGKSSGAHTGDISAEMILDAGGSLVICGHSERRTDHGETSAQVAGKAEAAAAAGLEPIVCVGETLETREAGDAVAFVVAQVRESLPASLAGKPFNLAYEPLWAIGTGRTASVDNIVEMHAAIRAELAAIFGEQGKVVPILYGGSVKPENAGEILAAAEVGGALVGGASLKATDFLAIIRAA is encoded by the coding sequence ATGACCCTTTCGAGCACAACGTCCCGGCCCTTGATCGCCGGAAACTGGAAGATGAACGGCCTTTCCGCCGCCCTCGACGAGGCCCGCGCCGTCGCGGCCGCCCTTGAGAGCCAGGCCTCGACCGCCCGCGTGGCGATCTTCCCGCCCTCCACCCTGCTGTCGCGCTTGAGCGAAGCGGTGCGGGGCTCTCCCGTCGCCACCGGCGCGCAGGACTGCCACGGCAAGTCCAGCGGCGCGCACACCGGGGACATCTCCGCCGAGATGATTCTGGACGCCGGCGGATCTCTGGTGATCTGCGGCCATTCCGAGCGGCGCACCGACCACGGCGAAACCTCCGCTCAGGTGGCCGGCAAGGCTGAAGCGGCGGCGGCGGCGGGCCTGGAGCCCATCGTCTGCGTCGGCGAGACCCTGGAAACGCGCGAGGCGGGCGACGCGGTGGCCTTCGTTGTCGCCCAGGTGCGCGAGTCGCTCCCGGCATCGCTGGCCGGCAAGCCCTTCAACCTCGCCTATGAGCCGCTGTGGGCGATCGGAACGGGCCGCACGGCGTCAGTGGACAACATCGTGGAAATGCACGCTGCGATCCGCGCCGAGCTCGCAGCGATCTTCGGGGAGCAGGGCAAGGTCGTCCCCATCCTCTACGGCGGCTCCGTAAAGCCCGAAAACGCGGGCGAGATTCTCGCGGCTGCGGAAGTCGGCGGCGCCCTGGTGGGGGGCGCTTCGCTGAAGGCGACGGACTTCCTGGCCATCATCCGGGCCGCCTAG
- the trpE gene encoding anthranilate synthase component I produces the protein MSLEPAFDAFSEAYDAGRQQVVWTRLIDDLETPVSAYLKIAQARPYSFLFESVEGGAWRGRYSIVTMNPDLVWRCRGDQAEIAEGEDIAAGRFTPQPGGALDSLRDLVARSRMDLPKGLPPMAAGVFGALGYDLVRLVERLPDVNPDALNLPDGIMTRPSIVAVFDAIAQEIILTTTVRPQAGVSAKAAHDQARARIEAVMADLHRPLAHDAPRPPRGPMDFTTPVSRADYAEVVAKAKDYIAAGDIFQVVASHRFRSPFDLPPFALYRSLRRTNPSPFLFFLNLDGFNLVGSSPEILVRLRDGKITIRPIAGTRPRGATPEEDAALEAELLADPKERAEHLMLLDLGRNDVGRVAMLNRHGRNAPPEQERPKGPNVRVTESFTIERYSHVMHIVSNVEGTAPEGVDPVDVLMAALPAGTLSGAPKVRAMEIIDELEVEKRGIGYAGAVGYFGADGAVDTCIVLRTALVKDGMMYVQAGGGIVADSDPDAEYDETLHKSRALKRAAEEAWRFS, from the coding sequence ATGAGCCTGGAGCCCGCGTTCGACGCCTTTTCGGAAGCCTATGACGCCGGACGGCAGCAGGTCGTCTGGACCCGCCTGATCGATGATCTGGAAACGCCGGTCTCGGCCTATCTGAAGATCGCTCAGGCGCGGCCCTACAGCTTCCTGTTCGAAAGCGTCGAGGGCGGCGCCTGGCGCGGTCGCTATTCGATCGTCACGATGAACCCGGACCTCGTCTGGCGGTGTCGCGGCGACCAGGCCGAGATCGCCGAGGGCGAGGACATCGCCGCTGGCCGGTTCACGCCCCAACCGGGCGGCGCGCTCGACAGCCTGCGGGATCTGGTGGCGCGCTCGCGCATGGACCTCCCGAAGGGCCTGCCGCCCATGGCCGCCGGCGTGTTCGGCGCCTTGGGCTATGATCTGGTGCGCCTGGTCGAGCGTCTGCCGGACGTCAATCCGGACGCCTTGAACCTGCCTGATGGCATCATGACCCGCCCGTCGATCGTGGCGGTGTTCGACGCCATCGCGCAGGAGATCATCCTGACGACGACGGTGCGTCCCCAGGCCGGAGTTTCTGCCAAGGCGGCGCATGATCAGGCCCGCGCGCGCATCGAGGCGGTGATGGCCGACCTGCACCGGCCCCTCGCCCACGACGCACCGCGCCCGCCGCGCGGGCCGATGGACTTCACCACCCCGGTCAGCCGCGCCGACTACGCCGAGGTCGTGGCCAAGGCCAAGGACTACATCGCCGCCGGCGACATCTTCCAGGTCGTGGCCAGCCACCGCTTCCGCAGCCCCTTCGATCTGCCGCCGTTCGCGCTGTATCGGTCGCTGCGCCGGACCAACCCGTCGCCCTTCCTGTTCTTCCTGAACCTCGACGGCTTCAATCTGGTCGGCTCCAGCCCCGAGATTCTGGTTCGTCTGCGTGACGGCAAGATCACCATCCGGCCGATCGCCGGCACGCGCCCGCGCGGAGCGACCCCGGAGGAAGACGCCGCGCTCGAGGCCGAGCTGCTGGCCGATCCCAAGGAACGCGCCGAGCACCTGATGCTGCTCGATCTTGGCCGCAACGATGTGGGCCGTGTGGCGATGCTGAACCGCCACGGCCGTAACGCGCCGCCCGAGCAAGAGCGCCCGAAGGGCCCGAACGTCCGGGTGACCGAGAGCTTCACGATCGAGCGCTACAGCCACGTGATGCACATCGTCTCGAACGTCGAAGGGACCGCGCCCGAGGGTGTCGACCCCGTGGACGTTCTGATGGCCGCCCTGCCCGCCGGAACCCTGTCGGGCGCGCCCAAAGTGCGCGCCATGGAGATCATCGACGAGCTGGAAGTCGAGAAGCGTGGCATCGGCTACGCCGGTGCCGTCGGTTATTTCGGCGCTGACGGCGCGGTCGACACCTGCATCGTGCTGCGCACGGCGCTGGTGAAGGACGGCATGATGTACGTGCAAGCCGGTGGCGGCATTGTCGCCGACAGCGACCCGGACGCCGAGTACGACGAGACCCTGCACAAGTCCCGCGCCCTGAAGCGCGCGGCCGAAGAAGCCTGGCGATTCAGCTGA
- the trpD gene encoding anthranilate phosphoribosyltransferase, with product MSDAFKPLLAKLADGQTLDDSDAEVFFAACLRGEPTPAQVAAAVTAMRLRGETVGEIAACARAMRRAAIPLEHPYDVIDVCGTGGDGLHTLNISTAVGFVVAGGGLKVAKHGNRAITSKSGTADVLTALGVNIDATREQQRKALDEAGICFLFAQAHHGAMKHVSPIRQQLGFRTIFNLLGPLTNPAGAKRQVVGVSAPRFVEPIAKALGALGAERAWSVHGSGMDELATTGETEVAEWRDGVMRLFKITPEAVGLPRASLSDLTGGDPAFNAAALTRLFDGEAGAYRDIVLLNAAAAFLVGDKVETLGEGIALAGDVIDSGRAKTALAGLVAATNTEVPA from the coding sequence ATGTCCGACGCCTTCAAGCCCCTTCTGGCGAAACTCGCCGATGGCCAGACCCTCGACGACAGCGACGCCGAGGTCTTCTTCGCCGCTTGCCTGCGCGGCGAGCCGACACCGGCGCAAGTCGCCGCCGCCGTGACCGCCATGCGCCTGCGCGGCGAGACCGTGGGCGAGATCGCGGCCTGCGCGCGCGCCATGCGCCGCGCCGCTATCCCGCTGGAGCATCCGTATGACGTCATCGACGTTTGCGGCACCGGCGGAGACGGCCTTCACACCCTGAACATCTCCACCGCCGTGGGCTTCGTGGTCGCCGGAGGCGGCCTCAAGGTCGCCAAGCACGGCAACCGCGCCATCACGTCCAAGTCCGGCACGGCCGACGTTCTGACCGCGCTCGGCGTGAATATCGACGCCACGCGCGAGCAACAGCGCAAGGCGCTGGACGAGGCCGGCATCTGTTTCCTGTTCGCCCAGGCCCATCACGGCGCGATGAAGCATGTCTCGCCGATCCGCCAGCAGCTGGGTTTCCGCACGATCTTCAACCTGCTGGGCCCGTTGACCAATCCAGCCGGCGCCAAGCGTCAAGTGGTCGGGGTCTCGGCGCCGCGCTTCGTCGAGCCTATCGCCAAGGCCCTGGGGGCTCTTGGGGCCGAACGCGCCTGGTCGGTTCACGGCTCGGGCATGGACGAACTGGCGACCACCGGCGAGACGGAGGTCGCCGAATGGCGCGATGGCGTCATGCGCCTGTTCAAGATCACGCCCGAGGCCGTCGGCCTGCCGCGCGCTTCGTTGTCGGACCTGACGGGCGGTGATCCTGCGTTCAACGCGGCCGCGCTGACGCGTCTGTTCGACGGCGAGGCCGGCGCCTATCGCGATATCGTCCTGCTCAACGCCGCCGCGGCGTTCCTGGTCGGCGACAAGGTCGAGACCCTGGGCGAAGGGATCGCACTGGCCGGCGACGTCATCGATAGCGGGCGCGCCAAGACCGCCCTCGCAGGCCTTGTGGCCGCCACCAATACGGAAGTTCCCGCGTGA
- a CDS encoding anthranilate synthase component II has translation MILVIDNYDSFTYNLVHYLNELGADTAVYRNDALTVTEALGLKPAAVLLSPGPKAPDQAGICLPLLEAAPADLPILGVCLGHQAIGQAFGGEVIRAKAVMHGKVSKVRHNDKGIFKGLPNPFTATRYHSLAVRREDLPDDLEVTAWTDDGEIMGVQHKTRPIFGVQFHPESIATEGGHQMLANFMDLAGVKRDAAVWV, from the coding sequence ATGATCCTCGTCATCGATAACTACGACAGCTTCACCTACAACCTCGTCCACTATCTGAACGAGCTTGGCGCCGACACGGCCGTCTACCGCAACGACGCGCTGACCGTGACCGAGGCCCTGGGCCTCAAGCCGGCCGCCGTGCTGCTGTCGCCCGGCCCCAAGGCTCCCGATCAGGCGGGCATTTGCCTGCCGCTGCTGGAGGCCGCGCCCGCCGATCTGCCGATCCTCGGCGTTTGTCTGGGTCACCAGGCCATCGGCCAGGCGTTCGGCGGTGAGGTGATCCGGGCCAAGGCCGTCATGCACGGCAAGGTCAGCAAGGTGCGCCACAACGACAAGGGCATCTTCAAGGGCCTACCCAACCCCTTCACCGCCACGCGCTACCACAGCCTGGCCGTGCGCCGTGAAGACCTTCCGGACGACCTGGAAGTGACGGCCTGGACCGATGACGGCGAGATCATGGGCGTGCAGCACAAGACGCGTCCGATCTTCGGCGTCCAGTTCCACCCTGAGTCGATCGCCACCGAAGGCGGGCACCAGATGCTGGCCAACTTCATGGATCTGGCCGGCGTCAAACGCGACGCGGCGGTCTGGGTCTAG
- the trpC gene encoding indole-3-glycerol phosphate synthase TrpC: MTDILAKIAAYKREDVAGRKLARSQAGVEDAAKAASAPRGFKAALEARHSSGKLSLIAEIKKASPSKGLIREDFDPPVLAKAYEAGGAACLSVLTDGPSFQGADEYLVAARAAVALPCIRKDFLVDPWQVAESRALGADAILVILAMIDDVLAAELMSEARRMGMDALVEVHDEAEMARAAKLGSDLVGINNRDLKSFVVDLAVTERLSAKAPEGALLVTESGIFTHDDVVRMEATGAKAMLVGESLMRHADVTSATRALIG, translated from the coding sequence GTGACCGACATTCTGGCCAAGATCGCCGCCTACAAGCGCGAGGACGTCGCGGGCCGCAAGCTGGCGCGTTCCCAAGCCGGTGTCGAAGACGCGGCCAAAGCCGCTTCAGCGCCACGCGGGTTCAAGGCCGCGCTGGAAGCCCGTCATTCGTCCGGTAAGCTGTCGCTGATCGCCGAGATCAAGAAGGCCTCGCCGTCCAAGGGCCTGATCCGCGAAGACTTCGACCCGCCCGTCCTGGCTAAGGCCTACGAGGCCGGCGGCGCGGCCTGCCTCTCGGTGCTGACCGATGGGCCCAGCTTCCAGGGCGCGGATGAGTATCTGGTCGCCGCTCGGGCGGCGGTCGCCCTTCCCTGCATCCGCAAGGATTTCCTGGTCGATCCCTGGCAGGTGGCCGAAAGCCGCGCGCTGGGCGCCGATGCGATCCTGGTGATCCTGGCCATGATCGACGACGTCCTGGCGGCGGAGCTGATGTCCGAGGCTCGCCGCATGGGCATGGACGCCCTGGTCGAGGTGCACGATGAGGCCGAGATGGCCCGCGCGGCCAAGCTGGGATCCGATCTCGTGGGGATCAACAACCGCGATCTGAAGAGCTTTGTCGTCGATCTGGCGGTGACCGAGCGTCTGTCGGCGAAGGCGCCCGAAGGCGCGCTTCTGGTCACCGAAAGCGGCATCTTCACCCACGACGACGTCGTCCGCATGGAAGCCACTGGCGCCAAGGCCATGCTGGTCGGCGAAAGCCTGATGCGGCACGCGGACGTGACGAGCGCCACCCGCGCCTTGATCGGTTGA
- a CDS encoding peptidylprolyl isomerase → MLAGFRKFAKSPFAVVLFGLLIVSFAIFGISDVFKGPQGSGVINAGSRTMSAADFKQRFDNYRKAMEQQNGTALTPDQAVEQGVDRQIVQELVLQESLAAALHKMGVAPSDKLVADTVREQMSQLPPATRPFDPITGKFDSRAYAALMQQNGLTPEGYEAALRDEIAQTHFFSAIADGLKAPRIYAALQGAYMLEAREISAFVVNPASVQRPNPPTDAQLMAFMKENADRLTRPETRVLSIMRVSAAALEPSVTINPADVQKAFDFRKDSLARPETRTIVQIAAPDAKAAAVISQRLAKGEDPAAVAKAYGKTPLVLADKPKTAVPDRKVADAAFGLAVGQVSGPITGDLGVAVVKVTKITPGAVASLESVRPQIEAEVRSQTAQAKAYEQTQTYQDARDAGADLLSAASKAGALVITTAPVTAQGADQMGQPFAGLTPDIVKTAFDLSQGGESELVEAGKGDYYAVKVERIIPAALPPLAEIKPQLTAVWFNQEMAKRMKAKADELAARAKKGESLDAVATAAQSKVQKIPGGLTRQNAQQNMALGQEFLGAAFSAKPGAIFTARAGQQGEAYLVAKLDTVRAAPTANVAQIAVLAGGQAANGLMRDLAEATRVVAKTQMKAKSNLTLARQAIGVDTDALAKAEAGKAGKKAE, encoded by the coding sequence ATGCTCGCCGGTTTCCGCAAGTTCGCCAAATCGCCCTTCGCGGTGGTGCTGTTTGGCTTGCTGATTGTCAGCTTCGCCATCTTCGGCATCAGCGACGTGTTCAAGGGGCCGCAGGGCTCGGGCGTGATCAATGCCGGCTCGCGCACCATGTCCGCTGCGGATTTCAAGCAGCGTTTCGACAACTATCGCAAGGCGATGGAGCAGCAGAACGGGACGGCCCTGACGCCTGACCAGGCCGTCGAGCAAGGCGTCGATCGCCAGATTGTTCAGGAACTGGTGCTGCAGGAGTCGCTGGCCGCCGCCTTGCACAAGATGGGCGTCGCGCCGTCCGACAAGCTGGTCGCCGACACCGTGCGCGAACAGATGAGCCAGTTGCCGCCCGCGACGCGCCCGTTCGACCCCATCACCGGCAAGTTTGATTCTCGCGCCTATGCGGCGCTGATGCAGCAAAATGGCCTGACGCCCGAGGGCTACGAAGCCGCGCTGCGCGACGAGATCGCCCAGACGCACTTCTTCTCGGCCATCGCCGACGGCCTGAAGGCTCCACGCATCTATGCCGCGCTTCAAGGCGCCTACATGCTGGAAGCCCGGGAAATCTCGGCCTTTGTCGTCAATCCCGCTTCCGTCCAGCGCCCCAACCCGCCGACCGATGCGCAATTGATGGCGTTCATGAAGGAAAACGCCGACCGTCTGACGCGTCCTGAAACCCGCGTCCTGTCGATCATGCGCGTCAGCGCTGCGGCGCTGGAGCCCTCCGTCACGATCAATCCGGCTGACGTTCAGAAGGCTTTCGACTTCCGCAAGGACAGCCTGGCCCGGCCGGAAACCCGCACGATCGTCCAGATCGCGGCCCCGGACGCCAAGGCGGCGGCGGTGATCTCCCAGCGCCTCGCCAAGGGCGAGGACCCGGCGGCGGTCGCCAAGGCCTACGGCAAGACGCCGCTGGTCCTCGCCGACAAGCCCAAGACCGCCGTTCCGGATCGCAAGGTCGCGGACGCCGCCTTCGGGCTCGCGGTCGGCCAGGTCAGCGGCCCGATCACGGGCGACCTGGGCGTAGCGGTCGTCAAGGTGACCAAGATCACCCCCGGCGCTGTCGCCTCGCTGGAAAGCGTCCGCCCGCAGATCGAAGCCGAGGTTCGCAGCCAGACGGCGCAGGCCAAGGCCTATGAACAGACCCAGACCTATCAGGACGCGCGCGACGCGGGCGCTGACCTGCTCTCGGCGGCCAGCAAGGCCGGCGCGCTGGTCATCACGACCGCGCCGGTGACCGCGCAGGGCGCTGACCAGATGGGCCAACCGTTCGCCGGCCTGACGCCGGACATCGTCAAGACCGCGTTCGACCTGTCGCAAGGCGGCGAGAGCGAACTGGTCGAGGCCGGCAAGGGCGACTACTACGCCGTCAAGGTCGAGCGGATCATTCCCGCGGCCCTGCCGCCGCTGGCCGAGATCAAGCCGCAGCTGACCGCCGTGTGGTTTAACCAGGAAATGGCCAAGCGGATGAAGGCCAAGGCCGATGAGCTCGCCGCGCGCGCCAAGAAGGGCGAGAGCCTGGACGCGGTCGCGACGGCGGCGCAGTCCAAGGTTCAGAAGATCCCGGGCGGCCTGACGCGCCAGAACGCCCAGCAGAACATGGCCCTGGGCCAAGAGTTCCTGGGCGCGGCCTTCTCGGCCAAGCCGGGCGCGATCTTCACCGCGCGCGCCGGTCAGCAGGGCGAGGCCTATCTCGTCGCCAAGCTTGACACGGTCCGCGCCGCGCCGACCGCAAACGTCGCGCAGATCGCCGTTCTGGCCGGGGGGCAAGCCGCCAATGGCCTGATGCGCGATCTGGCCGAGGCCACCCGCGTGGTCGCCAAGACCCAGATGAAGGCCAAGAGCAACCTGACCCTGGCGCGCCAAGCCATCGGCGTCGACACCGACGCCCTGGCCAAGGCCGAGGCTGGCAAGGCTGGAAAGAAGGCCGAGTAA